Proteins encoded by one window of Myxococcus guangdongensis:
- a CDS encoding protein-disulfide reductase DsbD family protein, which produces MNAKKLGLMAVLAGVAVVVVPWLLPTGPSTELDAARFLESGSLFLGAAIVFGGGLLTALTPCVYPLIPITVSVFGARKADSRGKAMLLTTSYIVGMGVVFSGLGILAAKTGQAFGSMLGHPAVVTGLAVFLLLLASSMFGAFELALPSGLQTRLNSVGGAGVAGAFLMGSVSGFLAAPCTGPVLTGLLAFVAKTANVTLGASLLFIYALGIGVPFFILGVSTVRLPKSGVWMEWVKSVLGIMLVALAFSYLKDASPWARDVVKAAGAELGRLPGAALAGVLAVVGVLLGAVHRSFKEGARDFSFKAFGVALVVAALMVRGGALDAGPVGELWVRLGVAERPRAPAWAWDHVMPAKKATFSREAFDQVLAQAKADGRPVLIDFFADWCAACKELDRETYPAPQVISQSSEGQFLTIKIDATNSDDALDALMERFGVEGLPTVAFVSQTGTELKRPRVTGFLEPVPFAEQMRKARCTEGASC; this is translated from the coding sequence ATGAATGCCAAGAAGCTCGGGTTGATGGCCGTACTGGCCGGCGTGGCGGTGGTGGTGGTGCCGTGGCTGTTGCCCACCGGCCCCAGCACCGAGCTCGACGCGGCGCGTTTCCTGGAGTCCGGCAGCCTCTTCCTCGGCGCGGCCATCGTCTTCGGCGGGGGTTTGCTCACCGCGCTGACGCCCTGCGTCTACCCGCTCATCCCGATCACGGTGTCCGTCTTCGGCGCCCGCAAGGCCGACAGCCGGGGCAAGGCCATGCTGCTCACCACGTCCTACATCGTGGGCATGGGCGTGGTGTTCAGCGGGCTGGGCATCCTGGCGGCGAAGACGGGCCAGGCGTTCGGCTCGATGTTGGGGCACCCCGCGGTGGTGACGGGGCTGGCGGTGTTCCTGCTGCTCTTGGCCTCGTCGATGTTCGGCGCGTTCGAGCTGGCGCTGCCGTCGGGCCTGCAGACGCGGCTCAACTCGGTGGGCGGCGCGGGCGTGGCGGGCGCGTTCCTGATGGGCAGCGTGTCGGGCTTCCTCGCGGCGCCGTGCACGGGGCCGGTGCTCACGGGGTTGCTCGCCTTCGTGGCGAAGACGGCGAACGTGACGCTGGGCGCCTCGCTGCTGTTCATCTACGCGTTGGGCATCGGCGTGCCGTTCTTCATCCTCGGTGTGTCCACGGTGCGGCTGCCCAAGAGCGGCGTGTGGATGGAGTGGGTGAAGAGCGTGCTGGGCATCATGCTCGTCGCGCTGGCGTTCAGCTATCTGAAGGACGCGTCGCCGTGGGCGCGCGACGTGGTGAAGGCGGCGGGCGCGGAGCTGGGGCGTCTGCCGGGCGCGGCGCTGGCGGGGGTGCTCGCGGTGGTGGGCGTGCTCCTGGGCGCGGTGCACCGCTCGTTCAAGGAGGGCGCGCGCGACTTCTCGTTCAAGGCGTTCGGTGTCGCGCTGGTGGTGGCAGCGCTGATGGTGCGCGGCGGCGCGCTGGACGCGGGCCCGGTGGGTGAGCTGTGGGTGCGCCTGGGCGTGGCGGAGCGTCCGCGCGCTCCGGCGTGGGCGTGGGACCACGTGATGCCCGCGAAGAAGGCCACGTTCTCTCGCGAGGCGTTCGACCAGGTGCTGGCCCAGGCGAAGGCCGACGGTCGCCCGGTGCTCATCGACTTCTTCGCGGACTGGTGCGCGGCCTGCAAGGAGCTGGACCGCGAGACGTACCCGGCGCCGCAGGTCATCTCGCAGTCGTCCGAGGGGCAGTTCCTCACCATCAAGATCGACGCGACGAACAGCGATGATGCGCTCGACGCGCTGATGGAGCGCTTCGGCGTGGAGGGCCTGCCCACGGTGGCCTTCGTGTCGCAGACGGGCACGGAGCTCAAGCGCCCGCGCGTCACCGGCTTCCTGGAGCCCGTGCCGTTCGCCGAGCAGATGCGCAAGGCGCGCTGCACCGAGGGCGCCTCCTGCTGA
- a CDS encoding tRNA-uridine aminocarboxypropyltransferase has protein sequence MRSRTPEDLAGRCPRCFLPSPLCLCAELPSIPTRTELLVIRHHKETLKSTNTARMAALALPRCHIVSYGSPGQRFDASVLEDDGSTWLLFPDAQQTAAPEAEKPRRLIILDGSWGQARRMVQRLPALRRLPGLKLPPPPVDSRRLRRPPHPDGMSTIEAIAGALTYLEGEDVSQPLYDLHETMIDRVLASRGRGPAPACDEDDED, from the coding sequence ATGAGGTCTCGAACTCCGGAGGACCTCGCGGGCCGCTGTCCGCGCTGCTTCCTGCCGTCCCCGCTGTGCCTGTGCGCCGAGCTGCCGAGCATCCCCACGCGCACGGAGCTGCTCGTCATCCGTCACCACAAGGAGACGCTCAAGTCGACGAACACCGCGCGCATGGCGGCGCTCGCGCTGCCGCGCTGTCACATCGTCTCGTATGGCTCACCGGGTCAGCGCTTCGACGCGTCGGTGCTGGAGGATGACGGCTCCACGTGGTTGCTCTTCCCGGACGCGCAGCAGACGGCCGCGCCGGAGGCCGAGAAGCCCCGGCGGCTCATCATCCTGGATGGGAGCTGGGGACAGGCGCGCCGCATGGTGCAGCGGCTGCCCGCGCTGCGCAGGCTGCCCGGACTGAAGCTGCCTCCGCCGCCGGTGGATTCACGCCGGCTGCGCAGGCCGCCGCATCCGGACGGCATGTCGACGATTGAAGCCATCGCCGGCGCGCTCACGTACCTGGAGGGCGAGGACGTGTCCCAGCCGCTCTACGACTTGCACGAGACGATGATCGACCGCGTGCTCGCGAGCCGCGGCCGAGGCCCCGCGCCGGCCTGTGACGAGGACGACGAAGACTGA